A portion of the Oceanivirga salmonicida genome contains these proteins:
- a CDS encoding ABC transporter permease, whose amino-acid sequence MDDIKIKSIYDRDKYTTVPSDFEYVGPDKEESEQIYKPSLTYWQDAWRRLKKNKLAMFFLIFLGFITLIAIFGQSLTKYTYYEQITASRFVGPVEGFKSGHIFGTDSLGRDLFARIAQGIRISVQLALIVASICVVIGSIYGSIAAYFGGVVDMIMIRIIEVLISIPSMIYIILLMVIMGNSVRTIIIALSLTRWLGYALLIRGEVLKLKENEYVMASTALGSNFWWVIRKHLIPNTLSVMIVQLTMDIPSIIFSEAFLSFIGLGVPIPQASLGNLVADGFREINSHIYLFLIPAITISLITLSFNILGDALSDALNPKLRD is encoded by the coding sequence AGATAAAGAAGAAAGTGAACAAATATATAAGCCAAGTTTAACATATTGGCAAGATGCTTGGAGAAGATTAAAGAAAAATAAATTAGCAATGTTCTTTTTAATTTTTTTAGGATTTATAACTCTAATAGCAATATTTGGACAAAGTCTAACAAAATATACATACTATGAGCAAATAACAGCATCAAGATTTGTTGGTCCTGTTGAAGGATTTAAATCAGGTCATATTTTTGGAACAGATTCATTAGGTAGAGATTTATTTGCAAGAATAGCACAAGGTATTAGAATTTCAGTGCAATTAGCATTGATTGTAGCATCAATTTGTGTAGTTATAGGAAGCATATATGGTTCTATAGCAGCATACTTTGGTGGTGTCGTAGATATGATTATGATTAGAATTATAGAGGTATTAATTTCAATACCATCTATGATATATATAATACTACTTATGGTTATCATGGGTAATAGTGTAAGAACTATCATAATAGCATTATCACTAACCCGTTGGTTAGGTTATGCTTTACTAATAAGAGGTGAGGTATTGAAGCTTAAAGAAAATGAATATGTAATGGCTTCTACTGCACTTGGTTCAAACTTTTGGTGGGTCATTAGGAAACACCTTATCCCTAATACACTAAGTGTAATGATAGTTCAATTAACTATGGATATTCCTTCAATAATATTTTCAGAAGCATTTCTTAGTTTCATTGGACTTGGAGTTCCAATACCACAAGCCTCACTTGGTAATTTAGTTGCTGATGGGTTTAGAGAAATAAATTCACATATTTATTTATTCTTAATTCCAGCAATTACAATATCATTAATAACGTTATCATTTAATATATTAGGTGATGCATTAAGTGATGCATTAAATCCTAAACTAAGAGACTAA